Proteins encoded within one genomic window of Calonectris borealis chromosome 1, bCalBor7.hap1.2, whole genome shotgun sequence:
- the DNM1L gene encoding dynamin-1-like protein isoform X7, whose amino-acid sequence MEALIPVINKLQDVFNTVGADIIQLPQIVVVGTQSSGKSSVLESLVGRDLLPRGTGVVTRRPLILQLVHVSPEDGRKTAGDENDPATWKNPRHLSKEIDAEEWGKFLHTKNKIYTDFDEIRQEIENETERISGNNKGISPEPIHLKIFSSNVVNLTLVDLPGMTKVPVGDQPKDIELQIRELILQFISNPNSIILAVTAANTDMATSEALKIAREVDPDGRRTLAVITKLDLMDAGTDAMDVLMGRVIPVKLGIIGVVNRSQLDINNKKSVTDSIRDEYGFLQKKYPSLANRNGTKYLARTLNRLLMHHIRDCLPELKTRINVLAAQYQSLLNSYGEPVEDKSATLLQLITKFATEYCNTIEGTAKYIETSELCGGARICYIFHETFGRTLESVDPLGGLNTIDILTAIRNATGPRPALFVPEVSFELLVKRQIKRLEEPSLRCVELVHEEMQRIIQHCSNYSTQELLRFPKLHDAIVEVVTCLLRRRLPVTNEMVHNLVAIELAYINTKHPDFADACGLMNNNIEEQRRNRLARELPSAVPRDKSTKAPGALTPASQETVTAASAEADGKAASGAGDMSQEPGTGNWRGMLKPSKAEEVSAEEKSKPAAALPASPQKGHAVNLLDVPVPVARKLSAREQRDCEVIERLIKSYFLIVRKNIQDSVPKAVMHFLVNHVKDTLQSELVGQLYKSLLLDDLLTESEDMAQRRKEAADMLKALQRASQIIAEIRETHLW is encoded by the exons AGCAGTGGAAAGAGTTCTGTGTTGGAAAGTCTTGTGGGGAGGGATCTGCTCCCACGAGGTACTGGAGTTGTCACCCGGAGACCCCTTATTCTGCAGCTGGTGCATGTTTCCCCAGAGGATGGTCGGAAAACAGCTGGAGATGAAAATG ACCCTGCTACATGGAAAAATCCAAGACACCTTTCTAAAG AGATAGATGCTGAAGAGTGGGGTAAATTTCTTCACACCAAAAATAAG ATCTATACAGATTTTGATGAAATTCGTCAGgaaatagaaaatgaaacagagagGATTTCAGGAAATAATAAG GGGATCAGTCCTGAACCTATTCATCTTAAGATTTTTTCATCTAATGTTGTAAATCTGACTCTTGTGGATTTACCTGGAATGACAAAG gtGCCTGTTGGTGATCAGCCTAAGGACATTGAACTTCAAATAAGAGAGCTAATCCTTCAATTCATCAGCAACCCAAATTCAATTATTCTGGCAGTTACAGCTGCTAACACAGACATGGCCACTTCAGAAGCACTTAAAATTGCACGGGAGGTGGATCCAGATg GTCGAAGAACCCTTGCTGTTATCACAAAGCTGGATCTCATGGATGCTGGCACTGATGCTATGGATGTGCTCATGGGAAGAGTGATTCCAGTCAAACTTGGCATCATTGGAGTAGTGAACAG GAGTCAGTTGGATATTAACAATAAGAAGAGTGTAACTGATTCCATTCGTGATGAGTATGGTTTTCTTCAAAAGAAGTATCCTTCTCTAGCCAATCGAAACGGAACCAAGTATCTTGCTAGAACACTGAACAG acTACTGATGCATCATATCAGGGATTGCTTGCCAGAACTGAAAACCAGAATCAATGTTTTAGCTGCTCAGTACCAGTCTCTACTAAACAGCTATGGGGAACCTGTTGAGGACAAAAGTGCCACTTTATTGCAGCTTATTACCAAATTTGCTACAGAATATTGTAACACTATTGAAGGAACAGCAAAATACATAGAGACTTCGGAGCT atgCGGTGGAGCCAGAATCTGTTACATTTTTCATGAGACCTTTGGAAGAACTTTAGAATCTGTTGACCCGCTGGGTGGCCTTAACACAATTGATATTCTGACTGCCATTAGAAATGCTACT GGTCCCCGTCCTGCCTTGTTTGTTCCTGAAGTTTCATTTGAATTGCTGGTAAAAAGGCAAATCAAACGTTTAGAAGAACCTAGCTTGCGCTGTGTTGAGCTGGTTCATGAAGAAATGCAGAGGATTATCCAGCATTGTAGTAATTACAGTACACAG gaatTATTGAGGTTTCCTAAATTGCACGATGCCATAGTTGAAGTCGTAACGTGTCTTCTGCGTAGAAGACTTCCTGTCACAAATGAAATG GTTCATAATCTAGTGGCCATTGAGTTAGCTTATATCAATACCAAACATCCAGACTTTGCTGATGCCTGTGGTTTAATGAATAACAACATAGAG gaacaaaggCGTAACAGGTTAGCCCGGGAATTGCCTTCTGCTGTGCCACGAGACAAG TCTACTAAAGCTCCAGGTGCATTGACACCTGCTTCCCAGGAGACTgttactgctgcttctgctgaggcTGATGGCAAG GCCGCTTCTGGAGCGGGAGATATGTCTCAGGAGCCTGGAACAGGCAACTGGAGAGGAATGCTGAAACCCTCAAAAGCGGAAGAGGTATCGGCAGAGGAAAAATCCaagccagctgcagctctgcctgctagTCCTCAAAAAGGACATGCTGTAAACCTATTAGATGTG CCTGTACCTGTTGCACGCAAGCTTTCTGCCCGTGAGCAACGAGATTGTGAAGTGATTGAACGACTTATTAAATCTTACTTCCTTATTGTCAGGAAGAACATTCAGGACAG TGTGCCAAAGGCAGTGATGCATTTTCTGGTGAACCACGTGAAAGACACTCTTCAGAGTGAGCTGGTGGGCCAGCTGTACAAATCCTTGTTGTTGGATGACCTTCTGACGGAATCTGAGGACATGGCCCAGCGCAGAAAAGAGGCAGCTGACATGCTAAAG GCCCTGCAGCGAGCCAGTCAGATCATTGCAGAGATTCGTGAGACACATCTTTGGTGA
- the DNM1L gene encoding dynamin-1-like protein isoform X4: MEALIPVINKLQDVFNTVGADIIQLPQIVVVGTQSSGKSSVLESLVGRDLLPRGTGVVTRRPLILQLVHVSPEDGRKTAGDENEIDAEEWGKFLHTKNKIYTDFDEIRQEIENETERISGNNKGISPEPIHLKIFSSNVVNLTLVDLPGMTKVPVGDQPKDIELQIRELILQFISNPNSIILAVTAANTDMATSEALKIAREVDPDGRRTLAVITKLDLMDAGTDAMDVLMGRVIPVKLGIIGVVNRSQLDINNKKSVTDSIRDEYGFLQKKYPSLANRNGTKYLARTLNRCGGARICYIFHETFGRTLESVDPLGGLNTIDILTAIRNATGPRPALFVPEVSFELLVKRQIKRLEEPSLRCVELVHEEMQRIIQHCSNYSTQELLRFPKLHDAIVEVVTCLLRRRLPVTNEMVHNLVAIELAYINTKHPDFADACGLMNNNIEEQRRNRLARELPSAVPRDKSTKAPGALTPASQETVTAASAEADGKAASGAGDMSQEPGTGNWRGMLKPSKAEEVSAEEKSKPAAALPASPQKGHAVNLLDVPVPVARKLSAREQRDCEVIERLIKSYFLIVRKNIQDSVPKAVMHFLVNHVKDTLQSELVGQLYKSLLLDDLLTESEDMAQRRKEAADMLKALQRASQIIAEIRETHLW; encoded by the exons AGCAGTGGAAAGAGTTCTGTGTTGGAAAGTCTTGTGGGGAGGGATCTGCTCCCACGAGGTACTGGAGTTGTCACCCGGAGACCCCTTATTCTGCAGCTGGTGCATGTTTCCCCAGAGGATGGTCGGAAAACAGCTGGAGATGAAAATG AGATAGATGCTGAAGAGTGGGGTAAATTTCTTCACACCAAAAATAAG ATCTATACAGATTTTGATGAAATTCGTCAGgaaatagaaaatgaaacagagagGATTTCAGGAAATAATAAG GGGATCAGTCCTGAACCTATTCATCTTAAGATTTTTTCATCTAATGTTGTAAATCTGACTCTTGTGGATTTACCTGGAATGACAAAG gtGCCTGTTGGTGATCAGCCTAAGGACATTGAACTTCAAATAAGAGAGCTAATCCTTCAATTCATCAGCAACCCAAATTCAATTATTCTGGCAGTTACAGCTGCTAACACAGACATGGCCACTTCAGAAGCACTTAAAATTGCACGGGAGGTGGATCCAGATg GTCGAAGAACCCTTGCTGTTATCACAAAGCTGGATCTCATGGATGCTGGCACTGATGCTATGGATGTGCTCATGGGAAGAGTGATTCCAGTCAAACTTGGCATCATTGGAGTAGTGAACAG GAGTCAGTTGGATATTAACAATAAGAAGAGTGTAACTGATTCCATTCGTGATGAGTATGGTTTTCTTCAAAAGAAGTATCCTTCTCTAGCCAATCGAAACGGAACCAAGTATCTTGCTAGAACACTGAACAG atgCGGTGGAGCCAGAATCTGTTACATTTTTCATGAGACCTTTGGAAGAACTTTAGAATCTGTTGACCCGCTGGGTGGCCTTAACACAATTGATATTCTGACTGCCATTAGAAATGCTACT GGTCCCCGTCCTGCCTTGTTTGTTCCTGAAGTTTCATTTGAATTGCTGGTAAAAAGGCAAATCAAACGTTTAGAAGAACCTAGCTTGCGCTGTGTTGAGCTGGTTCATGAAGAAATGCAGAGGATTATCCAGCATTGTAGTAATTACAGTACACAG gaatTATTGAGGTTTCCTAAATTGCACGATGCCATAGTTGAAGTCGTAACGTGTCTTCTGCGTAGAAGACTTCCTGTCACAAATGAAATG GTTCATAATCTAGTGGCCATTGAGTTAGCTTATATCAATACCAAACATCCAGACTTTGCTGATGCCTGTGGTTTAATGAATAACAACATAGAG gaacaaaggCGTAACAGGTTAGCCCGGGAATTGCCTTCTGCTGTGCCACGAGACAAG TCTACTAAAGCTCCAGGTGCATTGACACCTGCTTCCCAGGAGACTgttactgctgcttctgctgaggcTGATGGCAAG GCCGCTTCTGGAGCGGGAGATATGTCTCAGGAGCCTGGAACAGGCAACTGGAGAGGAATGCTGAAACCCTCAAAAGCGGAAGAGGTATCGGCAGAGGAAAAATCCaagccagctgcagctctgcctgctagTCCTCAAAAAGGACATGCTGTAAACCTATTAGATGTG CCTGTACCTGTTGCACGCAAGCTTTCTGCCCGTGAGCAACGAGATTGTGAAGTGATTGAACGACTTATTAAATCTTACTTCCTTATTGTCAGGAAGAACATTCAGGACAG TGTGCCAAAGGCAGTGATGCATTTTCTGGTGAACCACGTGAAAGACACTCTTCAGAGTGAGCTGGTGGGCCAGCTGTACAAATCCTTGTTGTTGGATGACCTTCTGACGGAATCTGAGGACATGGCCCAGCGCAGAAAAGAGGCAGCTGACATGCTAAAG GCCCTGCAGCGAGCCAGTCAGATCATTGCAGAGATTCGTGAGACACATCTTTGGTGA
- the DNM1L gene encoding dynamin-1-like protein isoform X1 produces the protein MEALIPVINKLQDVFNTVGADIIQLPQIVVVGTQSSGKSSVLESLVGRDLLPRGTGVVTRRPLILQLVHVSPEDGRKTAGDENEIDAEEWGKFLHTKNKIYTDFDEIRQEIENETERISGNNKGISPEPIHLKIFSSNVVNLTLVDLPGMTKVPVGDQPKDIELQIRELILQFISNPNSIILAVTAANTDMATSEALKIAREVDPDGRRTLAVITKLDLMDAGTDAMDVLMGRVIPVKLGIIGVVNRSQLDINNKKSVTDSIRDEYGFLQKKYPSLANRNGTKYLARTLNRLLMHHIRDCLPELKTRINVLAAQYQSLLNSYGEPVEDKSATLLQLITKFATEYCNTIEGTAKYIETSELCGGARICYIFHETFGRTLESVDPLGGLNTIDILTAIRNATGPRPALFVPEVSFELLVKRQIKRLEEPSLRCVELVHEEMQRIIQHCSNYSTQELLRFPKLHDAIVEVVTCLLRRRLPVTNEMVHNLVAIELAYINTKHPDFADACGLMNNNIEEQRRNRLARELPSAVPRDKAASGAGDMSQEPGTGNWRGMLKPSKAEEVSAEEKSKPAAALPASPQKGHAVNLLDVPVPVARKLSAREQRDCEVIERLIKSYFLIVRKNIQDSVPKAVMHFLVNHVKDTLQSELVGQLYKSLLLDDLLTESEDMAQRRKEAADMLKALQRASQIIAEIRETHLW, from the exons AGCAGTGGAAAGAGTTCTGTGTTGGAAAGTCTTGTGGGGAGGGATCTGCTCCCACGAGGTACTGGAGTTGTCACCCGGAGACCCCTTATTCTGCAGCTGGTGCATGTTTCCCCAGAGGATGGTCGGAAAACAGCTGGAGATGAAAATG AGATAGATGCTGAAGAGTGGGGTAAATTTCTTCACACCAAAAATAAG ATCTATACAGATTTTGATGAAATTCGTCAGgaaatagaaaatgaaacagagagGATTTCAGGAAATAATAAG GGGATCAGTCCTGAACCTATTCATCTTAAGATTTTTTCATCTAATGTTGTAAATCTGACTCTTGTGGATTTACCTGGAATGACAAAG gtGCCTGTTGGTGATCAGCCTAAGGACATTGAACTTCAAATAAGAGAGCTAATCCTTCAATTCATCAGCAACCCAAATTCAATTATTCTGGCAGTTACAGCTGCTAACACAGACATGGCCACTTCAGAAGCACTTAAAATTGCACGGGAGGTGGATCCAGATg GTCGAAGAACCCTTGCTGTTATCACAAAGCTGGATCTCATGGATGCTGGCACTGATGCTATGGATGTGCTCATGGGAAGAGTGATTCCAGTCAAACTTGGCATCATTGGAGTAGTGAACAG GAGTCAGTTGGATATTAACAATAAGAAGAGTGTAACTGATTCCATTCGTGATGAGTATGGTTTTCTTCAAAAGAAGTATCCTTCTCTAGCCAATCGAAACGGAACCAAGTATCTTGCTAGAACACTGAACAG acTACTGATGCATCATATCAGGGATTGCTTGCCAGAACTGAAAACCAGAATCAATGTTTTAGCTGCTCAGTACCAGTCTCTACTAAACAGCTATGGGGAACCTGTTGAGGACAAAAGTGCCACTTTATTGCAGCTTATTACCAAATTTGCTACAGAATATTGTAACACTATTGAAGGAACAGCAAAATACATAGAGACTTCGGAGCT atgCGGTGGAGCCAGAATCTGTTACATTTTTCATGAGACCTTTGGAAGAACTTTAGAATCTGTTGACCCGCTGGGTGGCCTTAACACAATTGATATTCTGACTGCCATTAGAAATGCTACT GGTCCCCGTCCTGCCTTGTTTGTTCCTGAAGTTTCATTTGAATTGCTGGTAAAAAGGCAAATCAAACGTTTAGAAGAACCTAGCTTGCGCTGTGTTGAGCTGGTTCATGAAGAAATGCAGAGGATTATCCAGCATTGTAGTAATTACAGTACACAG gaatTATTGAGGTTTCCTAAATTGCACGATGCCATAGTTGAAGTCGTAACGTGTCTTCTGCGTAGAAGACTTCCTGTCACAAATGAAATG GTTCATAATCTAGTGGCCATTGAGTTAGCTTATATCAATACCAAACATCCAGACTTTGCTGATGCCTGTGGTTTAATGAATAACAACATAGAG gaacaaaggCGTAACAGGTTAGCCCGGGAATTGCCTTCTGCTGTGCCACGAGACAAG GCCGCTTCTGGAGCGGGAGATATGTCTCAGGAGCCTGGAACAGGCAACTGGAGAGGAATGCTGAAACCCTCAAAAGCGGAAGAGGTATCGGCAGAGGAAAAATCCaagccagctgcagctctgcctgctagTCCTCAAAAAGGACATGCTGTAAACCTATTAGATGTG CCTGTACCTGTTGCACGCAAGCTTTCTGCCCGTGAGCAACGAGATTGTGAAGTGATTGAACGACTTATTAAATCTTACTTCCTTATTGTCAGGAAGAACATTCAGGACAG TGTGCCAAAGGCAGTGATGCATTTTCTGGTGAACCACGTGAAAGACACTCTTCAGAGTGAGCTGGTGGGCCAGCTGTACAAATCCTTGTTGTTGGATGACCTTCTGACGGAATCTGAGGACATGGCCCAGCGCAGAAAAGAGGCAGCTGACATGCTAAAG GCCCTGCAGCGAGCCAGTCAGATCATTGCAGAGATTCGTGAGACACATCTTTGGTGA
- the DNM1L gene encoding dynamin-1-like protein isoform X2 has protein sequence MKSSGKSSVLESLVGRDLLPRGTGVVTRRPLILQLVHVSPEDGRKTAGDENEIDAEEWGKFLHTKNKIYTDFDEIRQEIENETERISGNNKGISPEPIHLKIFSSNVVNLTLVDLPGMTKVPVGDQPKDIELQIRELILQFISNPNSIILAVTAANTDMATSEALKIAREVDPDGRRTLAVITKLDLMDAGTDAMDVLMGRVIPVKLGIIGVVNRSQLDINNKKSVTDSIRDEYGFLQKKYPSLANRNGTKYLARTLNRLLMHHIRDCLPELKTRINVLAAQYQSLLNSYGEPVEDKSATLLQLITKFATEYCNTIEGTAKYIETSELCGGARICYIFHETFGRTLESVDPLGGLNTIDILTAIRNATGPRPALFVPEVSFELLVKRQIKRLEEPSLRCVELVHEEMQRIIQHCSNYSTQELLRFPKLHDAIVEVVTCLLRRRLPVTNEMVHNLVAIELAYINTKHPDFADACGLMNNNIEEQRRNRLARELPSAVPRDKSTKAPGALTPASQETVTAASAEADGKAASGAGDMSQEPGTGNWRGMLKPSKAEEVSAEEKSKPAAALPASPQKGHAVNLLDVPVPVARKLSAREQRDCEVIERLIKSYFLIVRKNIQDSVPKAVMHFLVNHVKDTLQSELVGQLYKSLLLDDLLTESEDMAQRRKEAADMLKALQRASQIIAEIRETHLW, from the exons AGCAGTGGAAAGAGTTCTGTGTTGGAAAGTCTTGTGGGGAGGGATCTGCTCCCACGAGGTACTGGAGTTGTCACCCGGAGACCCCTTATTCTGCAGCTGGTGCATGTTTCCCCAGAGGATGGTCGGAAAACAGCTGGAGATGAAAATG AGATAGATGCTGAAGAGTGGGGTAAATTTCTTCACACCAAAAATAAG ATCTATACAGATTTTGATGAAATTCGTCAGgaaatagaaaatgaaacagagagGATTTCAGGAAATAATAAG GGGATCAGTCCTGAACCTATTCATCTTAAGATTTTTTCATCTAATGTTGTAAATCTGACTCTTGTGGATTTACCTGGAATGACAAAG gtGCCTGTTGGTGATCAGCCTAAGGACATTGAACTTCAAATAAGAGAGCTAATCCTTCAATTCATCAGCAACCCAAATTCAATTATTCTGGCAGTTACAGCTGCTAACACAGACATGGCCACTTCAGAAGCACTTAAAATTGCACGGGAGGTGGATCCAGATg GTCGAAGAACCCTTGCTGTTATCACAAAGCTGGATCTCATGGATGCTGGCACTGATGCTATGGATGTGCTCATGGGAAGAGTGATTCCAGTCAAACTTGGCATCATTGGAGTAGTGAACAG GAGTCAGTTGGATATTAACAATAAGAAGAGTGTAACTGATTCCATTCGTGATGAGTATGGTTTTCTTCAAAAGAAGTATCCTTCTCTAGCCAATCGAAACGGAACCAAGTATCTTGCTAGAACACTGAACAG acTACTGATGCATCATATCAGGGATTGCTTGCCAGAACTGAAAACCAGAATCAATGTTTTAGCTGCTCAGTACCAGTCTCTACTAAACAGCTATGGGGAACCTGTTGAGGACAAAAGTGCCACTTTATTGCAGCTTATTACCAAATTTGCTACAGAATATTGTAACACTATTGAAGGAACAGCAAAATACATAGAGACTTCGGAGCT atgCGGTGGAGCCAGAATCTGTTACATTTTTCATGAGACCTTTGGAAGAACTTTAGAATCTGTTGACCCGCTGGGTGGCCTTAACACAATTGATATTCTGACTGCCATTAGAAATGCTACT GGTCCCCGTCCTGCCTTGTTTGTTCCTGAAGTTTCATTTGAATTGCTGGTAAAAAGGCAAATCAAACGTTTAGAAGAACCTAGCTTGCGCTGTGTTGAGCTGGTTCATGAAGAAATGCAGAGGATTATCCAGCATTGTAGTAATTACAGTACACAG gaatTATTGAGGTTTCCTAAATTGCACGATGCCATAGTTGAAGTCGTAACGTGTCTTCTGCGTAGAAGACTTCCTGTCACAAATGAAATG GTTCATAATCTAGTGGCCATTGAGTTAGCTTATATCAATACCAAACATCCAGACTTTGCTGATGCCTGTGGTTTAATGAATAACAACATAGAG gaacaaaggCGTAACAGGTTAGCCCGGGAATTGCCTTCTGCTGTGCCACGAGACAAG TCTACTAAAGCTCCAGGTGCATTGACACCTGCTTCCCAGGAGACTgttactgctgcttctgctgaggcTGATGGCAAG GCCGCTTCTGGAGCGGGAGATATGTCTCAGGAGCCTGGAACAGGCAACTGGAGAGGAATGCTGAAACCCTCAAAAGCGGAAGAGGTATCGGCAGAGGAAAAATCCaagccagctgcagctctgcctgctagTCCTCAAAAAGGACATGCTGTAAACCTATTAGATGTG CCTGTACCTGTTGCACGCAAGCTTTCTGCCCGTGAGCAACGAGATTGTGAAGTGATTGAACGACTTATTAAATCTTACTTCCTTATTGTCAGGAAGAACATTCAGGACAG TGTGCCAAAGGCAGTGATGCATTTTCTGGTGAACCACGTGAAAGACACTCTTCAGAGTGAGCTGGTGGGCCAGCTGTACAAATCCTTGTTGTTGGATGACCTTCTGACGGAATCTGAGGACATGGCCCAGCGCAGAAAAGAGGCAGCTGACATGCTAAAG GCCCTGCAGCGAGCCAGTCAGATCATTGCAGAGATTCGTGAGACACATCTTTGGTGA
- the DNM1L gene encoding dynamin-1-like protein isoform X5, giving the protein MTKVPVGDQPKDIELQIRELILQFISNPNSIILAVTAANTDMATSEALKIAREVDPDGRRTLAVITKLDLMDAGTDAMDVLMGRVIPVKLGIIGVVNRSQLDINNKKSVTDSIRDEYGFLQKKYPSLANRNGTKYLARTLNRLLMHHIRDCLPELKTRINVLAAQYQSLLNSYGEPVEDKSATLLQLITKFATEYCNTIEGTAKYIETSELCGGARICYIFHETFGRTLESVDPLGGLNTIDILTAIRNATGPRPALFVPEVSFELLVKRQIKRLEEPSLRCVELVHEEMQRIIQHCSNYSTQELLRFPKLHDAIVEVVTCLLRRRLPVTNEMVHNLVAIELAYINTKHPDFADACGLMNNNIEEQRRNRLARELPSAVPRDKSTKAPGALTPASQETVTAASAEADGKAASGAGDMSQEPGTGNWRGMLKPSKAEEVSAEEKSKPAAALPASPQKGHAVNLLDVPVPVARKLSAREQRDCEVIERLIKSYFLIVRKNIQDSVPKAVMHFLVNHVKDTLQSELVGQLYKSLLLDDLLTESEDMAQRRKEAADMLKALQRASQIIAEIRETHLW; this is encoded by the exons ATGACAAAG gtGCCTGTTGGTGATCAGCCTAAGGACATTGAACTTCAAATAAGAGAGCTAATCCTTCAATTCATCAGCAACCCAAATTCAATTATTCTGGCAGTTACAGCTGCTAACACAGACATGGCCACTTCAGAAGCACTTAAAATTGCACGGGAGGTGGATCCAGATg GTCGAAGAACCCTTGCTGTTATCACAAAGCTGGATCTCATGGATGCTGGCACTGATGCTATGGATGTGCTCATGGGAAGAGTGATTCCAGTCAAACTTGGCATCATTGGAGTAGTGAACAG GAGTCAGTTGGATATTAACAATAAGAAGAGTGTAACTGATTCCATTCGTGATGAGTATGGTTTTCTTCAAAAGAAGTATCCTTCTCTAGCCAATCGAAACGGAACCAAGTATCTTGCTAGAACACTGAACAG acTACTGATGCATCATATCAGGGATTGCTTGCCAGAACTGAAAACCAGAATCAATGTTTTAGCTGCTCAGTACCAGTCTCTACTAAACAGCTATGGGGAACCTGTTGAGGACAAAAGTGCCACTTTATTGCAGCTTATTACCAAATTTGCTACAGAATATTGTAACACTATTGAAGGAACAGCAAAATACATAGAGACTTCGGAGCT atgCGGTGGAGCCAGAATCTGTTACATTTTTCATGAGACCTTTGGAAGAACTTTAGAATCTGTTGACCCGCTGGGTGGCCTTAACACAATTGATATTCTGACTGCCATTAGAAATGCTACT GGTCCCCGTCCTGCCTTGTTTGTTCCTGAAGTTTCATTTGAATTGCTGGTAAAAAGGCAAATCAAACGTTTAGAAGAACCTAGCTTGCGCTGTGTTGAGCTGGTTCATGAAGAAATGCAGAGGATTATCCAGCATTGTAGTAATTACAGTACACAG gaatTATTGAGGTTTCCTAAATTGCACGATGCCATAGTTGAAGTCGTAACGTGTCTTCTGCGTAGAAGACTTCCTGTCACAAATGAAATG GTTCATAATCTAGTGGCCATTGAGTTAGCTTATATCAATACCAAACATCCAGACTTTGCTGATGCCTGTGGTTTAATGAATAACAACATAGAG gaacaaaggCGTAACAGGTTAGCCCGGGAATTGCCTTCTGCTGTGCCACGAGACAAG TCTACTAAAGCTCCAGGTGCATTGACACCTGCTTCCCAGGAGACTgttactgctgcttctgctgaggcTGATGGCAAG GCCGCTTCTGGAGCGGGAGATATGTCTCAGGAGCCTGGAACAGGCAACTGGAGAGGAATGCTGAAACCCTCAAAAGCGGAAGAGGTATCGGCAGAGGAAAAATCCaagccagctgcagctctgcctgctagTCCTCAAAAAGGACATGCTGTAAACCTATTAGATGTG CCTGTACCTGTTGCACGCAAGCTTTCTGCCCGTGAGCAACGAGATTGTGAAGTGATTGAACGACTTATTAAATCTTACTTCCTTATTGTCAGGAAGAACATTCAGGACAG TGTGCCAAAGGCAGTGATGCATTTTCTGGTGAACCACGTGAAAGACACTCTTCAGAGTGAGCTGGTGGGCCAGCTGTACAAATCCTTGTTGTTGGATGACCTTCTGACGGAATCTGAGGACATGGCCCAGCGCAGAAAAGAGGCAGCTGACATGCTAAAG GCCCTGCAGCGAGCCAGTCAGATCATTGCAGAGATTCGTGAGACACATCTTTGGTGA